A region of Notolabrus celidotus isolate fNotCel1 chromosome 4, fNotCel1.pri, whole genome shotgun sequence DNA encodes the following proteins:
- the zc3h15 gene encoding zinc finger CCCH domain-containing protein 15 gives MPPKKPVPPGGNKKTQEKKKEKIIEDKTFGLKNKKGAKQQKFIKNVTQQVKQGQQGARQAGLADDKTTKKGDKKKELDELNELFKPVVAAQKVSKGVDPKSVLCAFFKQGQCTKGDRCKFSHDLSMERKCEKRSLYVDERDEELEKDTMENWDEKKLEEVINKKHGESEKIKAKTHIVCRYFLDAIEGNKYGWFWVCPGGGDNCMYRHALPPGFVLKKDKKKEEKEDEISLEELIENERAALGADVTRITLETFLAWKKRKRQEKVDKAREEMEKKKADFKAGKSLVVSGREVFEFRPELVDDDDDDADATDTRYHSSDEEEDEEEIDAAEIQDIDLSRFVPQEVDNTGITVASTDRFTSRSKNRPNAADHEEQLNGACGGAEANGLSGAEGGGEDEEGEDEDEDEDEEVPVDENLFTGEDLEELDEELNTLALED, from the exons ATGCCTCCAAAGAAACCCGTCCCGCCCGGGGGGAATAAAAAAActcaagagaagaaaaaggaaaagataaTTGAG gATAAGACATTCGGCTTGAAGAACAAGAAAGGGGCCAAACAACAGAAGTTCATCAAGAACGTCACGCAGCAAGTCAAACAAGGGCAGCAAGGTGCCAGACAG gcTGGCCTTGCAGATGATAAGACCACTAAGAAGGGTGACAAGAAAAAGGAGCTGGATGAACTCAATGAGCTGTTTAAACCTGTAGTCGCTGCTCAGAAAGTCAGCAAAG GTGTGGACCCAAAGTCAGTGCTGTGCGCATTCTTTAAGCAGGGCCAGTGTACTAAAGGTGATAGGTGCAAGTTCAGCCATGATCTGTCAATGGAGAGGAAATGTGAGAAGAGAAGCCTCTACGTGGATGAAAGAGATGAAGAGCTTGAGAAAG ACACTATGGAGAACTGGGATGagaagaagctggaggaggTGATCAACAAAAAACACGGAGAATCTGAGAAGATAAAAGCCAAAACGCATATT GTATGCAGGTACTTCCTGGATGCCATAGAGGGTAATAAGTATGGCTGGTtctgggtgtgtccaggaggtGGCGATAATTGTATGTACCGTCACGCTCTGCCACCTGGATTTGTTCtgaaaaaagacaagaagaaggaagagaaagaggatgAAATTTCGCTGGAGGAACTGATTGAAAATGAG CGAGCCGCTCTGGGAGCTGATGTGACTCGGATCACCCTGGAGACTTTCCTGGcatggaagaagaggaaaaggcAGGAGAAG GTGGATAAAGCAcgagaggagatggagaagaagaaggctgACTTTAAGGCTGGAAAATCGTTAGTG GTGAGTGGCCGTGAGGTGTTCGAGTTCCGCCCAGAGTTGGTTGACGATGACGACGATGATGCCGACGCCACGGATACTCGATACCACAGcagtgatgaggaagaggatgaggaagag ATCGATGCTGCAGAGATCCAGGACATAGACTTATCCCGTTTTGTTCCACAAGAGGTCGACAACACAGGCATTACCGTAGCATCTACAGACCGTTTCACATCTAGGAGTAAGAATCGGCCAAATGCAGCAGACCATg AGGAGCAGCTGAACGGAGCCTGCGGTGGTGCTGAGGCCAATGGCCTGTCGGGAGCAGAGGGAGGCGGGGAAGACGAAGAaggggaggatgaggatgaggatgaagacgAGGAGGTCCCAGTGGATGAGAACCTGTTTACGGGAGAAGATCTGGAGGAGCTCGACGAGGAGCTCAACACGCTGGCACTTGAGGACTGA